The genomic region AGATTATTAAATATCTTTGTATTCATGCTCCAGATACATGGGGAAACCTGactaattatttgtatttatatttaaatagaaacttgtatacagtacagtgttaTTGCTTCAATATATTTTCATTACTCCATGTGAACCTAGTAGTAGGACTATCCTATAGAAGAACAGTGAGTGTGTCAGCGACTTGATTAGAAGCTTCTTTGTGGACAGGAGGAGGACACTGCTGttgtgtcagataccacagatGACCTGTGGTTCCTGAATGAGGCAGAGAGCGAGCAGGTTAGTGTGGAAATGAAAGAGGCAGCACTTGAACAGGGCAGTGACTCCGAGTCTCctcaggaggaagaggagcaagGGAGGGACAGCAAAGAGGACAAGGAGGTAGAGGCTATTATTGAACTACCTCTCTATTATTGGTGTGTTAGTATAACTCTGAGCTGAGCTAAAATATCTTTGTATTCATAGATGCAGGAGGACCTGGATGATGACTCGCAATGTCTCAGTGATGATACAGACACTGAAATCTCCACGCAGGTACtatgttgttttgtatttttcatgatggattttaaaaggtttttttggCCCACTTCTAATGCCCCTCTGTTTGCTACAGGATGCCTGGCAGTGTTCAGAGTGCCGCAAGTTTAACTCTGCCACACAGCGCTACTGCATGCGTTGCTGGGCACTGCGCAAGGACTGGTACAAGGACTGTACACGCCTAGCACACACTGTCTCAGTCCCTGACCTCCCAGATCCTAAAGAcgaagatgaggatgatggcaTCGATGTGCCTGACTGCCCAAGAACCGTGTCAGACCCCGTCATCCTGCCCTCACATTGGGTGTCCCGTGATTTACCTGCATCGCCCGCATCCGCTAAGGGTAAAGCTCCACGCCGAGTCCTCCAGGGTTCCCAGGAGAGCCAAGAAGGGCGTGAAGTCATGCTGGAACCCTGCAGGCTGTGCCGTGTGCGCCCACGTGACGGCAACATCATTCATGGCCGTACGGCACACATGCTCACCTGCTTTCCCTGTGCACGCAAGCTACACAAGTGCCACGCTCCATGTCCTGGCTGTGGTCAGATCATCCAGAAGGTCATCAAAATGTTTGTA from Hemibagrus wyckioides isolate EC202008001 linkage group LG21, SWU_Hwy_1.0, whole genome shotgun sequence harbors:
- the mdm4 gene encoding protein Mdm4, whose amino-acid sequence is MMNSMSSALHSASSPACRALPGEGSQVQPKAPLLQILRVAGAQEEIFTLKEVMHYLGQYIIVKELYDKQRQHIVHCQDDPLGELLEVESFSVKSPSPVYEMLKRNLLILNGSDAAKNVSVGKDSIQSPCEDPGQVSSKMCSSGTSCSDASTCAMQNSSQRRPRDEDDDSLDGMPRSACKRPKLDVSLDEWDLSGLPWWFLGNLRSNYTRRSNGSTDIHTNQEEDTAVVSDTTDDLWFLNEAESEQVSVEMKEAALEQGSDSESPQEEEEQGRDSKEDKEMQEDLDDDSQCLSDDTDTEISTQDAWQCSECRKFNSATQRYCMRCWALRKDWYKDCTRLAHTVSVPDLPDPKDEDEDDGIDVPDCPRTVSDPVILPSHWVSRDLPASPASAKGKAPRRVLQGSQESQEGREVMLEPCRLCRVRPRDGNIIHGRTAHMLTCFPCARKLHKCHAPCPGCGQIIQKVIKMFVA